In Pseudodesulfovibrio sp. S3, one DNA window encodes the following:
- a CDS encoding cytochrome c biogenesis protein CcdA, giving the protein MPVTKPLFSLLLTVALSLVSSMCYAQIQPSSLPMETRVEGYAIPMGTLGEDEPGAILLAVTLNIEDDWYAYSNIPGEVGKPTQLTAATANGSPLKVFYPEGVQKPDSYDPSVTVTAFLHETVLFVLIPRGMESPFPVTMNLDLLLCHPTKCVPGRLELQYGETNLDATSLPPADERPWWQEFQQQVRRQAAVQPLILSDADEMKTAIIQWQFTPEYLQPGLEVGSLLSAVLMGLLAGLILNIMPCVLPVVSLKLSSLLSAGADSSEDPTRAFREHNIFFVLGVLTFFLFLAVVLGSTGSAWGALFQNRWLVLGVAAIMGALGLSLFGLFHLPVVDLKFGAGHDSPRKQAFFTGMLTTLLATPCSGPFLGGVLGWALIQGPMVIATVFFCIGLGMSTPYLLLILNPKLARFLPKSGPWIKYVEKGIAFFLLGTAFYLVAIAVGSGSLRILAPLWAVLFGGWLWLQTRNARGAVRGIIRLGALCLLAAAVVWTTPAQHQTNPWDSFDPVTLSQTIGNETLLVEFTADWCPTCKVLEATVMTNENVISWETNYAVRFIKVDMTQRDPEAEALLLALGSRSLPTAAVFKKGQGNTPLVIRDLFTAKQLESILKSL; this is encoded by the coding sequence TTGCCCTCTCTCTGGTCTCGTCCATGTGCTATGCCCAGATTCAGCCGAGTTCCCTACCCATGGAAACACGGGTCGAAGGGTATGCCATCCCCATGGGCACACTGGGAGAAGATGAACCAGGAGCGATTCTCCTCGCCGTCACCTTGAATATCGAGGATGACTGGTACGCGTATTCCAACATCCCGGGAGAGGTGGGCAAACCCACCCAGCTCACAGCCGCAACCGCCAACGGATCACCGCTCAAGGTATTCTATCCCGAGGGCGTACAAAAGCCTGATTCCTATGACCCATCGGTGACCGTCACCGCATTCCTCCACGAGACCGTACTCTTCGTTCTCATCCCGCGAGGCATGGAATCGCCATTTCCGGTGACCATGAACCTGGACCTTCTCCTGTGCCATCCGACAAAATGCGTTCCCGGCCGCCTGGAATTACAGTATGGCGAGACGAATCTGGACGCGACATCATTGCCTCCTGCCGACGAGCGGCCCTGGTGGCAGGAGTTCCAGCAACAAGTTCGCCGGCAAGCGGCTGTCCAGCCCCTGATCCTGTCCGATGCTGACGAAATGAAAACCGCGATCATCCAATGGCAATTCACCCCCGAGTATTTACAACCCGGCCTTGAGGTGGGCAGCCTCCTTTCGGCCGTACTCATGGGCCTGCTGGCCGGACTCATCCTGAACATCATGCCGTGCGTGCTCCCCGTGGTCAGCCTCAAGCTCTCCTCCCTGCTCTCAGCGGGCGCGGACAGCAGTGAAGACCCGACTCGCGCCTTTCGCGAACACAACATTTTCTTTGTACTCGGCGTGCTGACGTTCTTCCTTTTTCTGGCCGTTGTTCTCGGCAGCACGGGCTCGGCCTGGGGCGCACTCTTCCAGAACCGCTGGCTGGTCCTGGGCGTGGCCGCCATCATGGGAGCGCTGGGGTTGAGCCTGTTCGGCCTGTTCCACCTGCCTGTGGTTGACCTCAAGTTCGGTGCAGGCCACGACAGTCCCCGAAAACAGGCTTTTTTCACCGGCATGTTGACCACCCTCCTGGCTACTCCGTGCAGCGGCCCGTTTCTGGGCGGCGTGCTCGGGTGGGCACTCATTCAAGGACCAATGGTCATCGCCACGGTCTTCTTCTGCATCGGATTGGGCATGTCCACGCCCTACCTGCTCCTGATACTCAACCCGAAACTTGCCCGGTTCCTGCCTAAGTCCGGACCATGGATAAAATACGTGGAAAAAGGCATCGCCTTCTTCCTGCTGGGTACAGCTTTCTATCTCGTTGCCATCGCCGTCGGCAGCGGAAGTCTGCGTATCCTCGCCCCGCTGTGGGCCGTCCTATTCGGTGGCTGGCTCTGGCTTCAGACCAGGAATGCTAGGGGCGCAGTTCGCGGAATTATCCGCCTTGGAGCCCTATGCCTGCTGGCTGCAGCCGTAGTCTGGACCACCCCCGCACAACATCAGACAAACCCGTGGGATTCATTCGATCCGGTCACCTTGAGTCAGACCATCGGCAACGAAACCCTTCTGGTAGAATTTACTGCCGATTGGTGCCCCACCTGCAAGGTGCTGGAAGCCACGGTCATGACGAATGAAAACGTGATCTCCTGGGAAACGAACTATGCTGTCCGGTTCATAAAAGTGGACATGACCCAGCGCGACCCCGAGGCCGAAGCGCTTCTTCTGGCCCTGGGCAGCCGCAGTCTTCCCACGGCAGCCGTTTTCAAGAAAGGCCAGGGGAACACCCCGTTGGTCATCCGAGACCTCTTCACTGCAAAACAGCTTGAAAGCATACTGAAATCATTATAA
- a CDS encoding iron-containing alcohol dehydrogenase, protein MLNFQYFMPTRLIFGPDTLNQLGDTPYLPRGKKAMIVIGESGVMVRQGYLSRVQSLLAKQDVQTIVYDKIKPNPESDFVDEAAAICRENGVDFVVGLGGGSTIDSAKSIATMATNPGKYWDYMQSGTGGGQTPEKDALPIVAIPTTAGTGTEADPWTVITKSGTDSREKVGWGNDATFPTLSIVDPRLMLSVPPRQTAYTGMDAFFHAAEAYLATCRQPASDMLALEAVHLISHTLPQAVAEGDNLEARTIMAWACTAAGLCESYSSCISQHSLEHALSAFHPDLPHGAGLVLISKAYFGFLASRGEDRLGDLALAMGDTLQEDLEEEVTGVAFLDALDKLITDIGLADEKLSDYGVTREEIPALAENALTVMGALFDITPVNMTMEDVIAIFEAAYE, encoded by the coding sequence ATGCTCAATTTCCAATATTTCATGCCCACGCGGCTGATCTTCGGCCCCGACACTCTGAACCAACTGGGCGACACCCCCTACCTGCCTCGCGGCAAAAAGGCCATGATCGTCATCGGTGAATCCGGCGTCATGGTCAGGCAGGGATATCTGTCCCGCGTCCAAAGCCTGCTCGCCAAACAGGACGTTCAGACCATCGTATACGACAAAATCAAACCCAACCCGGAGTCTGATTTCGTGGATGAAGCAGCGGCCATTTGCCGCGAAAACGGCGTTGACTTTGTGGTCGGCCTGGGCGGCGGCTCCACCATCGACTCTGCCAAGTCCATCGCCACCATGGCCACCAATCCGGGCAAATACTGGGATTACATGCAATCCGGCACCGGCGGCGGCCAGACACCGGAAAAGGACGCCCTGCCCATCGTGGCCATACCGACCACGGCCGGAACCGGCACCGAGGCCGACCCATGGACGGTCATTACCAAGTCAGGAACCGATTCCCGGGAAAAAGTCGGCTGGGGCAATGACGCCACATTCCCGACCCTGTCCATCGTCGACCCCAGGCTGATGCTGTCCGTGCCGCCCAGGCAGACCGCCTATACCGGCATGGATGCCTTTTTTCACGCTGCCGAGGCCTACCTGGCCACCTGCCGCCAACCTGCCAGCGACATGCTCGCCCTGGAGGCAGTCCATCTGATCAGTCACACCCTGCCCCAAGCCGTGGCAGAGGGAGACAACCTGGAGGCCCGAACCATCATGGCCTGGGCCTGCACCGCAGCAGGCCTGTGCGAATCCTATTCCTCCTGCATCTCCCAGCACTCCCTGGAACACGCCCTGTCCGCGTTCCACCCCGACCTGCCCCACGGTGCTGGCCTGGTACTCATATCCAAGGCGTATTTCGGCTTCCTGGCCTCGCGCGGAGAAGACAGGCTGGGAGACCTTGCCCTGGCCATGGGCGACACCTTACAGGAAGATTTAGAGGAGGAAGTAACCGGGGTGGCCTTCCTTGACGCCCTGGACAAACTCATCACGGACATCGGACTGGCCGACGAAAAACTATCTGATTACGGCGTTACCCGCGAAGAAATACCGGCTCTGGCCGAAAACGCCCTGACGGTCATGGGGGCGTTGTTCGACATCACCCCGGTAAACATGACCATGGAAGATGTCATCGCCATTTTTGAAGCGGCCTACGAATAG